GGGCTTCGTTGTGCCAGCGTATGGCCAGCCAGGCTCAGATCAGTTCATGCCTGCCATTTCGTGATATTCCTCAACAGTAGTAATCGGGACATGAGGCAGATCATCGAAGGATTGACCGAACCACTTTTCCTGAAGCTCAGCCAGACGGCCGCTTTCGCGCATTTCGGTCATAAAATCAGTTAGGTATTCGAGAAGCTCGGGGCTGTTCTTGGGAACGGGCCAAGAGGCGAACCCAGGGCCGGATACGGCCTGCCCCATGGCAAAAGTATCTCCTCTCACGCTTACCAGATCATTTAGCGGCACCACGGCATCCACAACAAAGTCGAGCCGGCCATTGGCCAGATCAGCGTGTGCCTCAGGATAGGATTCATACTCGACAACTTCGCCGAGCCTTCCACCCTGCTCCTCTAGCGTTGTAGCCAACTCAGATAAACGGCTCAGGCCTACGCTACCAGCCTGAGCGCCAACACGTTTGCCGCTCAAATCTTCAACACTGTTAATACTATCGTCATCGATACGCTTGACATAAAAGATCTGTGCAGAGGCGTAAGGAGGAACAAAGTTGAAGACACGCAGGCGCTCCTCGGAAACCAAGGCGCCCGTCGTGGCTACGTCGTACTGGCCAGTAGCTACCGAGGCTAATAGGCCAGTCCACGGCAGAATGTCTTGGCGGATTTCAAAATCAGCATATTCACGCAACTCCTCAAGCATATCCGCCGTGAATCCCTCCGGTTCACCGTCGGCAATAAAGTTGAAGGGGGCATAATTGTCCTCGGTCGCCACATTCATGTAGCCACGGCTCTCGATTTCAGGGAGGTCGACAGCAGCGGCCTGCAGAGAAAGGCTCAGTGCGATACCGCCAAGGCTCATCGAAAGCGCCTTGAATAGTGCCTTGTGCTTGGGCCAGCCACCCTTGGTGGTAGATTGGGAGTGGTAAATCGCCATGTTACAGCCCTCTTTTTGTGTGTTGGAAATCAGGGTCGAAGCGGCCTCGACAGGCAGTGCCGAATTCGGCCTCATTGCCTTGCCTTCACCCTAGAGATTTCCCTCGTCATCCATTAGAGCCAGATGCGCGCGATTCGAAGGACAGCCTTTGAGCTGTCTCATGGCACGCATATTGCTTTGATACAATAGGGATAAAATAATTGTTTCGAGGGTTGCCATGACGATGCTTTGCTTGACGCTTGAAAATGGTGCTACTAGTTGTCTGCAGGAGCAGCTTCGTGTGGCCTTGCTCGAAACGATCCGGCTCAATGCGATTCCAACAGATGAAGCACTACCCTCATGCCGGAAATTATCGAAACAGCTAGGAATTTCGCGCAACACTGTCGCTATCGTTTATGAAGGGCTGGTCGAGGACGGTTATTTAGTAAGTCGTCCTCGCAGTGGTTATTACCTGCATGAAAACTACCATCAGGAGGGCTTAGCGCTGGAGGAGATCCCTCACCAGACCAAGCTTGAAGCACCATCTTGGAGCAAGCGTTTCACTCACCGCCCCAGTAATTATCAAGGGGTACTCAAACCCAGCAATTGGATGGAATACGACTACCCTTTCATCTATGGGCAGCTTGATACGCAACTGTTTCCTCTGGAGCAATGGCGCGACGTTAACCGTCGGCTGCTCAGCGGCCGAAGCGACAAGCACTGGTTAGGTGATCGCATCGACCAAGACGATCCACTGCTGATCGAGCAACTACGCAAGCGAGTATTGCCAAAGCGCGGTATTTTTGCACGCAGTGACGAAATCTTGATCACAATGGGCTCACAAAATGCACTGTTCTTGATCGCTCAATTGCTCCTCCATAGCGAAACTCGTATCGGGTTGGAGAATCCAGGCTATCGAGAGGCAGTTAATGTATTTGCGCGACAGGGTGCCAAGCTACAATTGCACGGCATAGACAATCAGGGAATTTTGTTAAATGAAAACTCCAAGGCCTGTGATTATCTCTATGTCATGCCCAGCCATCAGGTGCCAACGGGAATAACCATGAGCCACACCCGCCGCGAGGAGTTGATCGCACAAATACAGGCTCATGATCAGATCGTAATCGAAGATGATTACGATGCCGAAATGCATGGCGATCAATTCGCACTGCCCGCACTAAAGGCTAGCCGTGCTGGCCAACGAGTCATCTATATGAGCAGCTTCTCGAAAGCGCTTTCTCCCGGACTTCGCCTAGGCTATATAGTAGCCGACTCCGAACTGGTCGAAGAATTACGTGCGCTGCGGCGAATGATGTACCGCCACCCCCCTTCCGGCCTGCAGCACCAGATGGCACAGTTTTTTTCCCAAGGACACTACGAACGATATCTACGCTTCTATACGGACGACACTCAGCGCCGTCGCGAGCGGCTGGGTAAGGCGTTGGAAAGAGAGCTGGAGGGCTGTCGACGAATCAATGGCAGCCAAGCCAGCGCCTTCTGGCTGGAAGCGCCCAACAGCCTGGATACGCAACATTTGGCTTGGCAAGCTGCTCAGCTTGGCGTGCTGATCGAGCCAGGGTTTCAGCATTTCTTTAATCAAGCACCGCCAAGAAATTTCCTACGCTTGGGATTCGGTGCAATCGATTGTGAGCGCATCGATTCTGGAATCTCGCGCTTGGCTCAAGCTTTTGACAGAGTAGCTTGAGCCAAGCGGCAGATACCGAAAGCCCATAAGACCAGTTATCAGGATGTCACAAAAAGGCCTGACAACTGACTCTAATGAGTCGGATTTGACTCGCTAGAGCCATGTAGGCATAGGTAGCTTATGCAGGGGATGACGGGGCTGGTAATGGCTAAGCTACTACGCTTTATCTGAAGCATTAGCCAGCTCGCCAGCATTCTATACTTCAAGCCCTGAAAACATTTAAGTAATTTGTATGGCAGCAAGAAGGGGAATGAGCGAAGGTATTTGTAATCATTTCTCAGCGCTGGCTCCCGGCTATCCTGAGCTCTTCTTAGTGAACCTTTACGGCCTGGCCTTTGAGGAGATAACAGCATCAAAACTACTGACCTGTGATTTTCACGGCAATGTTGTGGACGGCGCAGGAGAACCCGAGGCCACGGCTTTCTATATTCATGGTCGGCGTACTGATCGAACCGGGCTTTCAGCACTTTTTCAAACTGCACCCCACCTCGCCACTATTTCCGCCTTGGCTTCGGCGCCATTGATGCCGAACGGATCACTCCAGGCATTCAACTACTGGCCAAGGCATTTCATGCCATGTAAATGAACTCGCCGCCCTTGATGGGCGGCGAGTTCATTCATGCATTCAACGAAACGCACCTACTTGACGAAGCGGGGCGATAGCTCGCTTAACACCTCGTCGAGAATGCTCAACCCCTGTTCGACCTCCTGTGCAGACACCGTGCAGGGCGGGACCACATGGATGCGGTTCTCGACGATGAAAGTGAGTAGGCCTTTTGCCGCAAGCGCACCCTTGAGCTCTGCCATGCCAGTGCCTGCAAGTGGCTCACGCGTTTCGGGATCAGTCACGAATTCGAGGGCATGGAATACACCGAGGCCGCGCCGCTCGCCGATAATGGCGTGCTTGTCTGCCAGCGTATCGAGCCCCGACGCCAACACACCGTTGCCTACGCGGTCGGCATTTTCGATGATGCCCTCTTCTTCCATGGCATCGAGCGTAGCGACGATGGATGCCATGGCAAGCGGATGCCCGGAGTAGGTCATGCCACCCACGAAGAAGTGATCATCAAAATAGCGGCTGATCCGCTCGGAGATGATCACCCCACCCGTGGGGACATAACCGGAGTTGACGCCCTTGGCGAAGACGATCAGATCCGGCTCCACCGCAAAGTGATCGAAGGCGAACCAGCTCCCGGTACGCCCGAAGCCTGCCATGACCTCGTCGAGAATCAGCATGATGCCAAACTCGTCGGCAAGCGCGCGCACGCCCTTGAGATACTCCTTCGGTGGCACGAGGATGCCCGCGGTACCGGGAATGGTTTCCAGCAAAATGGCGGCAATGGCTTGGGGGCCTTCGCACTCGATCACCCTACGCAGGTGATGCAAGGCACGTTCACACTCTTCCTCCTCTGAGCTCGACCAGAAATCGGTGCGGTACAGATAGGGATTGAAAAAGTGGGCATGGCCGCGAGCAAATTCGTTGGGTACGCGCCGCCAGTCACCCGTGGCTGCGATGGCCGACCCGGTATTGCCGTGATAGGAGCGATAGGCCGAAAGCACCTTGTCGCGCCCGGTGACGATACGCGCCATACGAATCGCGTTCTCATTGGCGTCGGCACCGGCGTTGGTGAAGAACACCTTCTTGAAGCTATCGGGGGCGCGGGCCAGGATGCGCTTGGCGGCTTCGCCGCGTGCCAGGTTGGCGTGCGCCGGCGCCACCGTGGCGAGAGTCTCGGCCTGCGCCTTGATAGCAGCCACTACCTTGGGGTGCTGATGGCCGATATTGGTATTGACCAGCTGGCTACTGAAGTCGAGATACTCCTTGCCGGCGAAGTCCCACAGCTTGCACCCCGACGCACCGGCGATCACCAGCGGATTGAGGCTGCCCTGTACAGACCAGGAGTGGAAGATGTGCTCTCGATCCAGTTGGTATACGTATTCGTTCGATTCTTTATGAGACATGTGTGCCTGCTTCCGTCATCTGGTTAAAAATCCGAGCCTCTACGCGGCATCGTTTGGGCCTCGTACAACTGATTCGTTTACAGGCCCACGTCGTCATGCCGGTGACGATGGACGACCAGACTAGAAAAACGCTCACCTCCCCCATAGAGCCAGAACGGACCGGCCGCCTGGACAGACGCGATGGACGGAGATGTCCCGAGCAACCGCCTCATCTGGCCCTATGAGCAACCCGAGCAGTTTTCTAGAGTAACGCCACGTCAACCACAAGGAACTGAAACGACGTGAGTTTACTGCCCGCCATGCTCATCGTGTTCTTCGCCGGCGTGGTACGCGGGTACAGCGGCTTTGGCTTTGCCATGATCGTGGCGTTGGGGCTGATGTTCTTCATGCCGCCGGTGCATGCCATCCCGATGGCACTGCTGCTGGACCTAGTGTGCAGCCTGGGACTGCTGCGCCGAGCTATGCATCGCATGCATCACGCCATGACGCCTCGGCTCATCGTCGGCATGCTGATCGCAACACCGCTCGGCGTCTGGCTGGTCGCCTACTTGCCGGCTGAGAGAATCAGCACACTGGTGGCGGTGGTGTCACTGCTGGGTGGTTTGTCCATCCTATTCGGACGCAAGCCTAGGGCGCCGGCAATCGAACCAGCTACACCTGGGCGGCTGGAAAGATACGCCATCCCGGCGGGGGGCGTCTCCGGTCTCTCGATGACCATGGCCTCTGCGGGGGGACCACCGCTGATGCTGTATCTCCTCAACACATCCTTGCCGCCGACAGTCATGCGTGCCACGGCCATCGTGTTCTTCATGGCCAGTAGCAGTTGTTCCTTGCTCGGTTTCGCCCTAGTCGGAGCATTGACGAGCGACATCCTCACCTGGGGAGCGATGCTGGTGATCCCAGCGCTGGGAGGCAGCCTGGGGGGTCAGTGGTTGTTCCATCGCTCACCGCCAGCCTCCCTGCGCTGGTCGGTTGCCCCTCTGCTGATTGGTCTCTCGCTATGGGTACTGCTGGGCCAGCCGGCGCATTGATGGGATCGAATCGAGTGTTAGCTTATTGGCAACACATGACACCAATCGCTTGGCACCAACCGTGCCGGGCCACATAGACAGAAGGAGCTTTTCGATGAGTCACATTGCTTTCATTACCGGGGCGACCTCCGGATTCGGCCGCGCCTCGGCACGCCGCTTCGCTCAGGCAGGCTGGGGACTAGTGCTTACCGGGCGCCGCCAGGAGCGCCTGGAAGAGCTGAAACGCGAGCTCGAAGGCAAGGTGCCGGTGCACATCGTGGCGCTGGACGTACGCGACGCCGAGGCTGTAAAGCAGGTCGTGGCCGAGTTACCCGCCGAGTTCCGCCAAATCACCTCACTGATCAACAACGCCGGCCTCGCGCTGGCGCCGGAACCGGCGCAGCAGGTCGATCTAACGGATTGGCACACCATGATCGATACCAACGTGACCGGGCTGGTCAACGTTACTCATGCGCTGCTACCTATGCTGATCGAAACCGGCCAGGGCGCCAGTATCGTCAACCTTGGCTCGATCGCTGGCAAGTGGCCCTATCCCGGCAGCCATGTCTATGGTGCCTCCAAGGCCTTCGTCCAACAGTTCAGCTATAACCTGCGATGTGATCTGCTCGGCACTGGTGTGCGCGTGACCGATATAGCTCCCGGTCTCTCCGAAACCGAGTTCACCCTAATACGCACCCGCGGCAACCAGGCCGCCTCGGATGCTCTCTACAGTAATACAACACCGCTCAGACCCGAGGATATCGCCGAGCAGATCTTCTACGTCGCAACACTGCCTGACCATATCAACATCAACCGCCTGGAAGTGATGCCGACACGCCAGGCCTGGTCACCATTTGCTATCGACCGCGATAACTGAGGTCAGCAGAAAGAAAAGGCAGTGCACCGGTAGTCGGTGCACTGCCTTTTGCTTTTGAGCCATTTTCCATGTAATGCTGCCCACAGGCTTCCTGATCCCGCCATTCTGCCAATGACGCTCGATACCACGCTCATCAATCAACAGCGCATGATCCTCAAGGAGGGTGCCGACATCTGGCTGTTCGGCTACGGTTCGCTGATCTGGAAGGCCGAGTTTCCCTACCACGAACGACGCCCTGCGCATATCGAAGGCTGGGCACGCCGTTTCTGGCAAGGCTCCCACGATCACCGAGGCACTCCGCCATCGCCCGGCCGCGTCGTCACCCTGATCAAGGCACCCGGCGCTACCTGCCAGGGCATGGCCTACCGTATCGACGCCGAGACGCTTGGCCCGCTGGATGTTCGCGAAAAGAATGGCTATCTTCGCGAAGTCATCACGCTACACTTCACCGATGGCAGCCCCGCCGAAGGGCTGATCTACCTCGCCACCGAAGACAACGCCGCCTTCCTGGGTGACGCCCCGCTCGATGCCATGGCAAAACAGATTGCCACTCGCCACGGCCCCAGCGGCGCCAATCGCGACTACCTGCTCAATCTCGCGGAATCACTGGAAAGTCTGGGTGCGGAAGACCGCCACGTGTTCGAGCTAGCAAAACGGGTGCGGTGTTACTCTCGTCGTTGACGCGCCACGGCAAATGCTCCTGCCTGAGCTAGGTTCAGGCTGTCCAGAAACCACCCATGAAGGAAGCATGCATGACCACGCAATGGATCGACCTCACCGCCCGCGATGGCGGCACCTTTCAGGGCTACCTGGCCCTTCCTCCGGCGGGCAAGGGTCCCGGCATCGTGCTGCTTCAGGAGATCTTCGGCGTCAACGCCCATATTCGCAGCGTTGCCGAGCAGTACGCCCAGGATGGCTATGTGGTGCTGGTGCCCGATCTGTTCTGGCGCCAGGAACCAAGCGTCGAGCTCGGCTATGACGGCGAGGACAAGGAGAAAGCCTTTACGTTGATGAAGGCCCTGGACAATGTCCAGGCCATTGACGACATCAGCTGCGCCGTGACGAGCCTGCGCGCCCGCCCGGAGTGCGAAGGCCGT
This DNA window, taken from Halomonas sp. TA22, encodes the following:
- a CDS encoding transporter substrate-binding domain-containing protein gives rise to the protein MAIYHSQSTTKGGWPKHKALFKALSMSLGGIALSLSLQAAAVDLPEIESRGYMNVATEDNYAPFNFIADGEPEGFTADMLEELREYADFEIRQDILPWTGLLASVATGQYDVATTGALVSEERLRVFNFVPPYASAQIFYVKRIDDDSINSVEDLSGKRVGAQAGSVGLSRLSELATTLEEQGGRLGEVVEYESYPEAHADLANGRLDFVVDAVVPLNDLVSVRGDTFAMGQAVSGPGFASWPVPKNSPELLEYLTDFMTEMRESGRLAELQEKWFGQSFDDLPHVPITTVEEYHEMAGMN
- a CDS encoding PLP-dependent aminotransferase family protein, with product MLCLTLENGATSCLQEQLRVALLETIRLNAIPTDEALPSCRKLSKQLGISRNTVAIVYEGLVEDGYLVSRPRSGYYLHENYHQEGLALEEIPHQTKLEAPSWSKRFTHRPSNYQGVLKPSNWMEYDYPFIYGQLDTQLFPLEQWRDVNRRLLSGRSDKHWLGDRIDQDDPLLIEQLRKRVLPKRGIFARSDEILITMGSQNALFLIAQLLLHSETRIGLENPGYREAVNVFARQGAKLQLHGIDNQGILLNENSKACDYLYVMPSHQVPTGITMSHTRREELIAQIQAHDQIVIEDDYDAEMHGDQFALPALKASRAGQRVIYMSSFSKALSPGLRLGYIVADSELVEELRALRRMMYRHPPSGLQHQMAQFFSQGHYERYLRFYTDDTQRRRERLGKALERELEGCRRINGSQASAFWLEAPNSLDTQHLAWQAAQLGVLIEPGFQHFFNQAPPRNFLRLGFGAIDCERIDSGISRLAQAFDRVA
- a CDS encoding class II aldolase/adducin family protein, producing the protein MAARRGMSEGICNHFSALAPGYPELFLVNLYGLAFEEITASKLLTCDFHGNVVDGAGEPEATAFYIHGRRTDRTGLSALFQTAPHLATISALASAPLMPNGSLQAFNYWPRHFMPCK
- a CDS encoding aspartate aminotransferase family protein encodes the protein MSHKESNEYVYQLDREHIFHSWSVQGSLNPLVIAGASGCKLWDFAGKEYLDFSSQLVNTNIGHQHPKVVAAIKAQAETLATVAPAHANLARGEAAKRILARAPDSFKKVFFTNAGADANENAIRMARIVTGRDKVLSAYRSYHGNTGSAIAATGDWRRVPNEFARGHAHFFNPYLYRTDFWSSSEEEECERALHHLRRVIECEGPQAIAAILLETIPGTAGILVPPKEYLKGVRALADEFGIMLILDEVMAGFGRTGSWFAFDHFAVEPDLIVFAKGVNSGYVPTGGVIISERISRYFDDHFFVGGMTYSGHPLAMASIVATLDAMEEEGIIENADRVGNGVLASGLDTLADKHAIIGERRGLGVFHALEFVTDPETREPLAGTGMAELKGALAAKGLLTFIVENRIHVVPPCTVSAQEVEQGLSILDEVLSELSPRFVK
- a CDS encoding sulfite exporter TauE/SafE family protein, with the protein product MSLLPAMLIVFFAGVVRGYSGFGFAMIVALGLMFFMPPVHAIPMALLLDLVCSLGLLRRAMHRMHHAMTPRLIVGMLIATPLGVWLVAYLPAERISTLVAVVSLLGGLSILFGRKPRAPAIEPATPGRLERYAIPAGGVSGLSMTMASAGGPPLMLYLLNTSLPPTVMRATAIVFFMASSSCSLLGFALVGALTSDILTWGAMLVIPALGGSLGGQWLFHRSPPASLRWSVAPLLIGLSLWVLLGQPAH
- a CDS encoding SDR family NAD(P)-dependent oxidoreductase codes for the protein MSHIAFITGATSGFGRASARRFAQAGWGLVLTGRRQERLEELKRELEGKVPVHIVALDVRDAEAVKQVVAELPAEFRQITSLINNAGLALAPEPAQQVDLTDWHTMIDTNVTGLVNVTHALLPMLIETGQGASIVNLGSIAGKWPYPGSHVYGASKAFVQQFSYNLRCDLLGTGVRVTDIAPGLSETEFTLIRTRGNQAASDALYSNTTPLRPEDIAEQIFYVATLPDHININRLEVMPTRQAWSPFAIDRDN
- a CDS encoding gamma-glutamylcyclotransferase; its protein translation is MTLDTTLINQQRMILKEGADIWLFGYGSLIWKAEFPYHERRPAHIEGWARRFWQGSHDHRGTPPSPGRVVTLIKAPGATCQGMAYRIDAETLGPLDVREKNGYLREVITLHFTDGSPAEGLIYLATEDNAAFLGDAPLDAMAKQIATRHGPSGANRDYLLNLAESLESLGAEDRHVFELAKRVRCYSRR